One Natrinema longum genomic window carries:
- the ribB gene encoding 3,4-dihydroxy-2-butanone-4-phosphate synthase gives MTGHHAGPQSNADGTGAGSPSRTTGSTSAFERALESLRAGEPILVHDAADREGETDLIYHADAVTPEAVARLRNDAGGLVCVALGHEVAEAFDLPFYSEAVDHPATDDHELGYDERSSFSLTVNHRDTYTGITDDDRSTTIRALGAAAATPDETDFATEFRVPGHVHLLKGAPDLLAQREGHTELGLALADAAGRSPAVVVCEMLDDETREALTPADARAYADRHGFAYLEGSEVLERCR, from the coding sequence ATGACTGGCCACCACGCCGGTCCACAGTCGAACGCGGACGGCACCGGGGCGGGGTCGCCCTCGAGAACCACGGGTTCGACGAGCGCGTTCGAGCGCGCCCTCGAGTCGCTCCGGGCCGGCGAACCGATCCTCGTCCACGACGCGGCCGACCGCGAGGGCGAGACGGACCTGATCTACCACGCCGACGCCGTCACCCCCGAGGCCGTCGCCCGACTGCGCAACGACGCCGGCGGACTGGTCTGTGTCGCGCTCGGCCACGAGGTCGCGGAGGCGTTCGATCTCCCCTTCTACTCGGAGGCCGTCGACCACCCCGCGACGGACGACCACGAACTGGGCTACGACGAACGGTCGTCGTTCTCGCTGACGGTCAACCATCGAGACACCTACACCGGGATCACCGACGACGACCGCTCGACGACCATTCGGGCGCTCGGTGCCGCCGCCGCGACGCCCGACGAAACCGACTTCGCCACCGAGTTCCGGGTCCCCGGCCACGTCCACCTGCTCAAGGGCGCGCCCGACCTGCTCGCCCAGCGCGAGGGCCACACCGAACTCGGACTCGCACTGGCCGACGCCGCGGGCCGCTCGCCCGCCGTCGTCGTCTGCGAGATGCTCGACGACGAAACCCGCGAGGCGCTTACCCCCGCCGACGCTCGCGCCTACGCCGACCGACACGGCTTCGCCTACCTCGAGGGCAGCGAGGTCCTCGAGCGCTGCCGGTAA
- a CDS encoding DUF502 domain-containing protein, giving the protein MASWKRDFASGLIVLVPILITLYAVYWLYGIVAGITPGLILDPDALSSLISGTSDQAVQTREQVAQFLRVLVALTVFVILTFSVGYLMRTTVGGLVERLVDNVANRVPVVRVVYNASKMAAETAFGEQESLQKPVKLETWQGLRMTAFKTGKVTDDGREVLFLPTSPNITTGYVIEVESDRITELDEDVEDALTRVLSAGFGDANRRGMDAGVSIDVVDGARTDGGEGTDQLPSDDD; this is encoded by the coding sequence ATGGCTTCGTGGAAGCGGGATTTCGCCAGCGGGCTCATCGTTTTGGTCCCGATCCTCATTACGCTCTATGCGGTCTACTGGCTCTACGGGATCGTCGCCGGGATCACACCCGGGTTGATCCTCGATCCGGACGCGCTCAGCTCGCTCATTTCGGGAACGAGCGACCAGGCCGTCCAAACCCGCGAGCAGGTCGCGCAGTTCCTCCGCGTGCTCGTCGCGCTGACCGTCTTCGTCATTCTGACCTTCTCGGTCGGCTACCTCATGCGGACGACCGTCGGCGGGCTCGTCGAACGGCTCGTCGACAACGTTGCCAACCGCGTTCCGGTGGTCCGCGTCGTCTACAACGCTTCGAAGATGGCCGCCGAGACGGCCTTCGGCGAACAGGAATCGCTGCAGAAACCGGTCAAACTCGAGACCTGGCAGGGGCTTCGAATGACGGCGTTCAAGACGGGCAAGGTGACCGACGACGGCCGCGAGGTGCTCTTCTTGCCGACCTCCCCGAATATCACGACCGGCTACGTCATCGAAGTCGAGTCCGATCGGATCACCGAACTCGACGAGGACGTCGAGGACGCGCTGACCCGCGTGTTGAGCGCCGGTTTCGGTGACGCCAACCGTCGCGGTATGGACGCGGGCGTCTCGATCGACGTCGTCGACGGGGCCAGAACCGACGGCGGCGAGGGAACTGACCAGCTCCCCTCCGACGACGACTAA
- a CDS encoding sulfatase-like hydrolase/transferase, with protein MSESAMTTNTDAGDSIEPARTTLLVTVDSLRADHFDEMERTKAYLETQHPRAFATSTATLGSFPAIVGGEYATGDGLGEATSVATAFDCRRIGITTNHLLSAAYGYADAFDSFTSPKGGGETLKEKGAVLLERGTLAYAIASWGWNRYQALRSRVTDLEKSFRPAEDVIEQFLAEREGREEWFGWLHFMEPHHPYDPEGASVSRAEAQRVSRRVLAGRGSVADETLVRDLYRQEIVELDRKLARLWNAIPDETRVVFCADHGELLGEDGLWGHPGEMRPELLTVPFGTRNAPDLGAVVSLIDVPTILTGREHGVGTLEREVAFAAYGERTAAMNAEHIATDDHTVRLSDGEPATDPVLEGRLERFDPDYVVTEDALREDLEDLGYA; from the coding sequence ATGAGCGAGTCGGCGATGACGACGAACACGGACGCTGGTGACTCGATCGAACCGGCACGGACGACGCTGTTAGTCACGGTCGATTCGCTTCGCGCCGATCACTTCGACGAGATGGAGCGGACGAAGGCCTATCTGGAAACGCAGCATCCGCGGGCGTTCGCGACGTCGACGGCGACTCTTGGAAGCTTCCCCGCGATCGTCGGCGGCGAGTACGCGACCGGCGACGGCCTCGGGGAGGCGACGAGCGTGGCCACCGCGTTCGACTGTCGGCGGATCGGGATCACGACGAATCACCTCCTCTCGGCGGCGTACGGCTACGCCGACGCGTTCGACTCGTTTACCTCGCCGAAAGGCGGCGGGGAGACGCTCAAGGAGAAAGGGGCGGTCTTGCTCGAGCGCGGCACGCTCGCCTACGCGATCGCCAGCTGGGGCTGGAACCGGTATCAGGCGCTTCGGAGCCGCGTTACCGACCTCGAGAAGTCGTTTCGCCCGGCCGAGGACGTGATCGAGCAGTTCCTCGCCGAACGCGAGGGACGCGAGGAGTGGTTCGGCTGGCTGCACTTCATGGAACCGCACCATCCGTACGATCCGGAGGGCGCGAGCGTGAGCCGGGCGGAAGCCCAGCGGGTGAGCCGGCGCGTGCTCGCGGGCCGTGGCTCGGTGGCCGACGAAACCCTCGTTCGCGACCTCTACCGCCAGGAGATCGTCGAACTCGATCGGAAACTGGCGCGACTCTGGAACGCCATCCCCGACGAGACGCGGGTCGTCTTCTGTGCGGACCACGGCGAGCTACTCGGCGAAGACGGCCTGTGGGGCCATCCCGGCGAGATGCGGCCGGAACTGCTCACCGTGCCGTTCGGAACGCGAAACGCGCCCGATCTCGGCGCGGTCGTCTCGCTGATCGACGTGCCGACGATCCTCACCGGACGCGAGCACGGCGTCGGAACCCTCGAGCGCGAGGTCGCCTTCGCGGCCTACGGCGAGCGGACGGCGGCGATGAACGCCGAGCACATCGCGACGGACGACCACACCGTCCGGCTCTCGGACGGCGAACCGGCGACCGACCCCGTGCTCGAGGGGCGACTCGAGCGGTTCGACCCCGACTACGTGGTCACAGAGGACGCGCTGCGGGAAGACCTGGAGGACCTCGGATACGCATGA
- a CDS encoding glycosyltransferase — protein MKRLLEALFGLVALTGLPYLLYLGVYVLRRPSGTPARTWPQEPSVSIVLPTYNEAAIVESKLEELVGLDYPMDRIEIVVVDSSDDGTADLVETFFAGRPEPELTLIRTAEREGLAPALNEAYAAAGNDIVVKTDCDSRIASDAVRRAAANLADPDVAAVTGRNAEVLGDSEVERGYRDVQTIIQILESHIDSTLIFHGPFSAFERDAIVPIDEDSIADDTELALKIRRNGGRVVFDPAIHYREAAHSAFGKRRAQKDRRAMGLLRLLWRQRDALGRHGAYGRVVLPFNWWFMVISPWLVATGIGVATVGSLAALGPFGLATPAALLAFTALGSRDALGPLQPLYSLFDSQISLFRASISLLRARANGDDDAHDGTWSPDRELREVLQ, from the coding sequence ATGAAGCGCCTCCTCGAGGCTCTGTTCGGACTGGTTGCACTCACGGGCCTTCCGTATCTGCTCTACCTCGGCGTGTACGTCCTGCGACGGCCCTCGGGCACCCCCGCCCGGACGTGGCCCCAGGAGCCGTCGGTGAGTATCGTCCTGCCGACGTACAACGAGGCGGCGATCGTCGAGTCGAAACTCGAGGAACTGGTCGGACTCGACTATCCGATGGATCGGATCGAAATCGTCGTCGTCGACTCGAGCGACGACGGGACGGCCGACCTGGTCGAGACGTTCTTCGCCGGCCGGCCGGAGCCGGAGCTGACCCTCATCCGGACGGCCGAACGCGAGGGGCTCGCGCCCGCGCTGAACGAGGCCTACGCGGCCGCCGGAAACGACATCGTCGTCAAGACCGACTGTGATTCCCGGATCGCATCCGACGCCGTGCGGAGAGCGGCCGCGAACCTCGCCGATCCCGACGTCGCGGCCGTCACCGGACGCAACGCCGAGGTTCTCGGCGACAGCGAGGTCGAGCGGGGGTACCGCGACGTCCAGACGATCATTCAGATCCTCGAGTCACACATCGACTCGACGCTGATCTTTCACGGGCCGTTCTCGGCGTTCGAGCGCGACGCGATCGTCCCGATCGACGAGGATTCGATCGCCGACGACACCGAACTCGCCCTCAAGATTCGGCGCAACGGGGGGCGGGTCGTCTTCGATCCGGCGATCCACTACCGGGAAGCGGCTCACTCCGCGTTCGGCAAGCGTCGGGCCCAGAAGGATCGGCGTGCGATGGGGCTCCTGCGACTCCTGTGGCGACAGCGCGACGCGCTCGGCCGTCACGGTGCCTACGGGCGCGTCGTCTTGCCGTTCAACTGGTGGTTCATGGTGATTTCGCCGTGGCTCGTCGCCACCGGAATCGGCGTCGCGACGGTGGGCTCGCTGGCCGCCCTGGGGCCGTTCGGGCTGGCGACTCCGGCCGCCCTCCTCGCGTTTACGGCACTCGGTTCCCGGGACGCACTCGGCCCGCTCCAGCCGCTGTACTCGCTGTTCGACAGCCAGATCTCGCTGTTTCGGGCGAGCATCTCGCTGCTCCGCGCTCGAGCAAACGGGGACGACGACGCCCACGACGGCACCTGGTCGCCCGACCGGGAACTCAGGGAGGTGTTACAGTGA
- a CDS encoding glycosyltransferase, with protein sequence MTDVAILHDRFPGIGGGEEFALEAARVLDAPIYTAYVAEGTAIPDDVEVIPFQQSKYTSLPWRPVLEWKNEGMNPLETLHVALDMTDAHEALTEYDVVLESAPLSKSYVPAVDQRIVHYPHSPPRWLYDLYRDRLSSFAYPFLETGLKAYAKAWRALDKEANDYVDRFVANSELVRDRIRRFYGRDATVVYPPVTGDWRTDGDDGYFLTWSRLAPEKRIDLIAKAFAGLDERLVIAGDGEQRERLEAIAATHDNIEVRGYVADIESLVARATAVVYAPKQEDFGLVGAETMMAGKPLLGVDEGFTRYQVQEGRTGLCFEPTVESIRETVRRFDPADFDSNAIRAEARRYEYDRFAEGLRAVVEQTAAVGEPTRRAADADEPDLEGVTDR encoded by the coding sequence GTGACCGACGTGGCGATCCTCCACGACCGGTTCCCCGGCATCGGCGGCGGCGAAGAGTTCGCACTCGAGGCCGCGCGGGTACTCGACGCGCCGATCTACACCGCCTACGTCGCCGAGGGGACGGCCATCCCCGACGACGTCGAGGTGATCCCGTTCCAGCAGTCGAAATACACGTCGCTGCCGTGGCGGCCGGTCCTCGAGTGGAAGAACGAGGGGATGAACCCCCTCGAGACGCTGCACGTGGCACTCGATATGACCGACGCCCACGAGGCGCTCACCGAGTACGACGTGGTCCTCGAGAGCGCGCCGCTGTCGAAGTCCTACGTCCCCGCAGTCGACCAGCGGATCGTCCACTATCCACACAGCCCGCCGCGGTGGCTGTACGACCTCTATCGGGATCGGCTCTCGTCGTTCGCGTACCCGTTCCTCGAGACCGGACTCAAGGCGTACGCGAAGGCGTGGCGGGCGCTGGACAAGGAGGCAAACGACTACGTCGACCGCTTCGTGGCGAACAGCGAACTGGTTCGCGATCGGATTCGGCGGTTCTACGGGCGCGACGCCACCGTCGTCTATCCGCCGGTGACCGGCGACTGGCGAACCGACGGCGACGACGGCTACTTCCTCACCTGGTCTCGGCTCGCTCCCGAGAAGCGGATCGACCTGATCGCGAAAGCCTTCGCGGGACTCGACGAACGGCTCGTGATCGCCGGCGACGGCGAGCAACGCGAGCGACTCGAGGCGATCGCGGCGACCCACGACAACATCGAGGTGCGGGGCTACGTCGCGGACATCGAATCCCTCGTCGCGCGGGCCACTGCGGTCGTCTACGCGCCCAAGCAGGAGGATTTCGGCCTGGTCGGTGCGGAAACGATGATGGCCGGCAAACCCCTCCTCGGTGTCGACGAGGGGTTCACGCGGTATCAGGTACAGGAGGGACGGACGGGCCTGTGCTTCGAGCCGACCGTCGAATCGATCCGCGAGACGGTTCGGCGGTTCGATCCCGCCGATTTCGATTCGAACGCGATCAGGGCCGAAGCGAGACGCTACGAGTACGACCGCTTCGCGGAGGGGCTCCGTGCGGTCGTCGAACAGACGGCGGCCGTCGGCGAACCGACGCGGCGCGCCGCCGACGCCGACGAACCCGACCTCGAGGGGGTGACCGATCGGTGA
- a CDS encoding branched-chain amino acid transaminase has translation MGFDEMDVDTIWMDGEFVDWDDAEIHVLTHGLHYGSGIFEGARCYDTENGPALFRWEEHLDRLYQSAKPYEMEIDHTPAELTEATKELIQRQELPSCYVRPIAYYGYNSLGVSPKDCPTNTAIAVWPWGAYLGEDALENGIDVMISSWRKHASSQIPTNAKTTGLYVNSMLAGEEARRNGYAEAIVLNKEGNVAEGPGENVFLVRDDEIYTPGLSESILDGITRDSVIQIAEELGYTVHDNVSISRGELNTADELFFTGSAAEVTPIRKVDNVVIGDGSRGPVTEDIQQRFFDIVEGAPEEYDDWFEYVEI, from the coding sequence ATGGGATTCGACGAGATGGACGTCGACACGATCTGGATGGACGGCGAATTCGTCGACTGGGACGACGCGGAGATCCACGTGCTCACGCACGGGCTTCACTACGGGTCGGGCATCTTCGAGGGCGCGCGCTGTTATGACACCGAAAACGGGCCGGCGCTGTTCCGCTGGGAGGAACACCTCGATCGACTCTACCAGTCCGCAAAGCCCTACGAAATGGAGATCGACCACACGCCTGCGGAGCTCACCGAGGCGACGAAAGAGCTCATCCAGCGCCAGGAGCTTCCCTCCTGTTACGTCCGACCGATCGCCTACTACGGCTACAACTCGCTGGGCGTCAGCCCGAAAGACTGTCCGACGAACACCGCCATCGCAGTCTGGCCGTGGGGTGCCTACCTGGGCGAGGACGCGCTTGAAAACGGCATCGACGTGATGATCTCCTCGTGGCGGAAACACGCCTCGAGCCAGATCCCGACCAACGCCAAGACGACCGGCCTCTACGTCAACAGCATGCTCGCGGGCGAGGAGGCGCGGCGAAACGGCTACGCGGAGGCGATCGTCCTCAACAAGGAGGGCAACGTCGCCGAAGGCCCCGGCGAGAACGTCTTCCTCGTGCGCGACGACGAGATCTATACGCCCGGCCTCTCGGAGTCGATCCTCGACGGGATCACTCGAGACTCCGTCATTCAGATCGCCGAGGAACTGGGCTACACCGTCCACGACAACGTCTCGATCTCGCGAGGCGAACTCAACACCGCCGACGAACTGTTCTTCACCGGCTCCGCAGCCGAAGTCACCCCGATCAGAAAAGTCGACAACGTCGTCATCGGCGACGGCTCCCGCGGCCCGGTCACCGAGGACATCCAGCAGCGGTTCTTCGACATCGTCGAAGGGGCCCCCGAGGAGTACGACGACTGGTTCGAGTACGTCGAGATCTGA
- a CDS encoding glycosyltransferase family 2 protein — translation MSDPAVALGVKVFSRTEKLETLLESVPGDHYETVYVADDGRTEERSHLYERAWPFALELIDLPYDAGLGVGRNAIVDALTEEYLTIVDSDHEVPPNADVLVRQLEARPEFGGISGLLLEHGTIQGLCHDLSDDGDVLVRETGSKTAAIVAGYPLVAFDFVPNVATFRRACLEEQGWDERYVIGREHLDFFVAHRATDWRFGTCPAVLFPHRPGGGGEYDSNRLDPAKLLASKSYFREKWGYDQVVAREFWLGNQSVDKPLAVLDGSVPIPTWLGAKLMDVRDARLRFEAATAGVSDRLPVVSPR, via the coding sequence GTGAGCGACCCCGCAGTCGCCCTCGGCGTGAAGGTCTTCAGTCGGACCGAAAAGCTCGAGACCCTCCTGGAATCCGTTCCCGGGGACCACTACGAGACCGTCTACGTCGCCGACGACGGGCGGACCGAGGAGCGCAGTCACCTCTACGAACGGGCGTGGCCGTTCGCCCTCGAGCTGATCGACCTGCCCTACGACGCGGGGCTCGGCGTCGGCCGCAACGCGATCGTCGACGCGCTCACCGAGGAGTACCTGACGATCGTCGACAGCGACCACGAGGTGCCGCCGAACGCCGACGTGCTCGTTCGACAGCTCGAGGCTCGTCCCGAGTTCGGCGGCATCAGCGGGCTGTTGCTCGAACACGGGACGATACAGGGGCTGTGTCACGATCTGTCCGATGACGGTGACGTGCTCGTCCGGGAGACCGGCTCGAAAACGGCGGCGATCGTGGCGGGCTACCCCCTCGTCGCGTTCGACTTCGTCCCGAACGTCGCGACGTTCCGCCGGGCGTGTCTCGAGGAGCAAGGCTGGGACGAACGGTACGTGATCGGCCGCGAGCACCTCGACTTCTTCGTCGCCCACCGGGCGACCGACTGGCGCTTTGGCACCTGCCCAGCGGTGCTCTTTCCCCACCGTCCCGGCGGCGGCGGCGAGTACGACTCGAATCGACTCGATCCCGCCAAACTCCTCGCGAGCAAGTCCTACTTCCGCGAGAAGTGGGGCTACGACCAGGTCGTCGCCCGCGAGTTCTGGCTCGGGAACCAGTCCGTCGACAAACCCCTCGCCGTCCTCGACGGCTCGGTTCCGATCCCCACGTGGCTCGGTGCGAAACTGATGGACGTTCGCGACGCACGGCTGCGATTCGAGGCCGCGACTGCGGGCGTGAGCGACCGACTCCCGGTGGTGAGCCCGCGATGA
- a CDS encoding glycosyltransferase, whose amino-acid sequence MRAASDRSPLRPIEHPEPTVSVVVPTIPENDHDAVVDCLREQTATAYEVLVVDDAALDICEARNTGILGARGDVVALTDDDCRPPRNWLAHVAAAFDRDPDLVCLEGAVHGGRTYDGERRYVGCNLAFDREAAIAVGGFRPAFAGWRDDTEFGWRMERDADGRCAYRDDVRMHHPEPPRATLDEALEARLRREYPDRYEAVLVPDTLRGRVNDWLWRKGVWNLVDRVRYDLPNAVGLDR is encoded by the coding sequence GTGAGGGCGGCGTCGGATCGGTCCCCGTTGCGACCGATCGAGCATCCGGAGCCGACCGTCTCGGTCGTCGTGCCGACCATCCCCGAGAACGATCACGACGCGGTCGTCGACTGCCTCCGCGAGCAGACCGCGACCGCATACGAGGTGCTCGTCGTCGACGACGCGGCGCTGGACATCTGTGAGGCGCGCAACACGGGGATCCTCGGCGCTCGAGGCGACGTCGTCGCGCTGACCGACGACGACTGCCGGCCACCCCGGAATTGGCTCGCACACGTCGCAGCGGCGTTCGATCGCGACCCGGACCTCGTCTGTCTGGAGGGGGCCGTCCACGGCGGCCGGACCTACGACGGGGAGCGGCGATACGTCGGCTGCAACCTCGCGTTCGACCGCGAGGCCGCGATCGCCGTCGGCGGCTTCCGGCCGGCGTTCGCCGGGTGGCGCGACGACACCGAGTTCGGCTGGCGGATGGAACGCGACGCGGACGGTCGCTGCGCGTATCGCGACGACGTCCGGATGCACCACCCGGAGCCGCCACGGGCGACGCTCGACGAGGCACTCGAGGCGCGCCTGCGCCGGGAGTATCCCGACCGCTACGAGGCGGTACTCGTTCCCGACACGCTTCGGGGACGGGTCAACGACTGGCTGTGGCGAAAGGGGGTCTGGAACCTCGTCGACAGGGTCCGGTACGACCTGCCAAACGCCGTTGGCCTCGACAGATGA
- a CDS encoding alkaline phosphatase family protein produces the protein MTVIVLALDALDAGLVEYFDLEDVRLESSGELETVARTQDLPYTPEVWATVATGLPPADHGVTGGGTSEWDNPVLEGLSRVSGRLDESTRGTLGKVVRSRTGERERIGRTDAESMFDADRAVVHNWPGVDDGRPLQRAWDLMNAVAQGMPRSEFERELFGQCAQQFAWAREMLRHPVSLAGVHVHALDAAGHAYADDEDALRRAYARVGEFVRGLADALEEGDDLLVCSDHGMRTAFYPPDAGENPATHSWRAYASSTTDSVPASVFDVREWVESRTRRTRVGDSGPAAGDEAIDLPTDHLRELGYLD, from the coding sequence ATGACGGTGATCGTCCTGGCACTGGACGCGCTCGATGCGGGGCTCGTCGAGTACTTCGACCTCGAGGACGTCCGACTCGAGTCCAGCGGCGAGCTGGAGACCGTCGCGCGGACGCAGGACCTCCCGTACACGCCGGAGGTGTGGGCGACGGTCGCGACCGGCCTTCCGCCGGCGGACCACGGCGTGACGGGCGGTGGCACGAGCGAGTGGGACAACCCGGTCCTCGAGGGACTCTCGCGCGTCTCGGGGCGGCTGGACGAGTCGACCCGCGGGACGCTCGGGAAGGTCGTTCGCTCCCGGACGGGCGAACGCGAGCGGATCGGACGCACCGACGCCGAATCGATGTTCGACGCCGATCGGGCGGTCGTCCACAACTGGCCGGGCGTCGACGACGGCCGGCCGCTCCAGCGCGCGTGGGACCTGATGAACGCCGTCGCCCAGGGGATGCCCCGCAGCGAGTTCGAGCGCGAACTGTTCGGGCAGTGCGCCCAGCAGTTCGCCTGGGCCCGCGAGATGCTTCGCCACCCCGTCTCGCTCGCCGGCGTCCACGTCCACGCGCTCGACGCGGCCGGCCACGCCTACGCCGACGACGAGGACGCGCTCCGGCGGGCCTACGCCCGCGTCGGCGAGTTCGTCCGGGGGCTCGCCGACGCGCTCGAGGAGGGCGACGACCTCCTCGTCTGCAGCGATCACGGGATGCGCACGGCGTTTTACCCACCTGACGCCGGCGAGAACCCGGCGACCCACTCCTGGCGGGCGTACGCGAGTTCGACGACGGACTCGGTGCCGGCGTCGGTGTTCGACGTTCGCGAGTGGGTTGAGTCCCGCACACGTCGGACTCGAGTCGGCGATTCCGGGCCGGCGGCCGGTGACGAGGCCATCGACCTCCCGACCGATCACCTCCGCGAACTCGGCTACCTCGACTGA
- a CDS encoding sulfatase-like hydrolase/transferase — translation MTNIALIVLDTLRYDAFEDHFDWVPGRRFEHAWSTSHWTVPAHASLFTGRYASEVGIYAGAQTFDIADPLLAERLRSAGYTTRAFSANPNISPVFDADRGFDQFEKSHRLQHHGDELFDWDDFIAQTRDRGPERYALALGKVLFGEDRTLPSLKHGAKLKLRDTRFGHHLDAVDDGARAALELVRETTFGDDEFLFVNLMEAHSPYDPPPEWKTVDVDIDGLAASLGEPTDDPADLERAYDDCVRYLSDVYERLFAHLRASFDLIVTVSDHGELLGEHGGWEHLSGLYPELARVPLSVFDAREGAVEDVTYDETPVTLLDVHETVLAAAGLESDPAARGRDLTAISDRDSAGRPDGDEGGPDGAFREGETLVEYHGLPERHLDALRRKGFADLEYRTRWLDGVALGEYFGYETFDGFEEWGESPYEDPRARLGELVDAIDRRTDVEEDIELDDSVLQQLEDLGYA, via the coding sequence ATGACGAATATCGCACTGATCGTTCTCGACACGCTCCGCTACGACGCGTTCGAGGACCACTTCGACTGGGTGCCCGGACGGCGCTTCGAGCACGCCTGGAGCACGAGCCACTGGACGGTGCCGGCCCACGCGTCGCTGTTTACGGGACGGTACGCGAGCGAGGTCGGCATCTACGCCGGCGCACAGACGTTCGATATCGCCGACCCCCTCCTCGCCGAGCGACTGCGATCGGCCGGATACACGACGCGGGCGTTCAGCGCGAACCCCAACATCTCCCCGGTGTTCGACGCCGACCGCGGCTTCGACCAGTTCGAGAAGAGCCATCGCCTCCAGCACCACGGCGACGAACTGTTCGACTGGGACGACTTCATCGCGCAGACGCGCGACCGCGGTCCCGAGCGATACGCGCTCGCGCTCGGCAAGGTCCTGTTCGGTGAGGACCGGACGCTCCCGTCCCTGAAACACGGTGCGAAGCTGAAGCTGCGCGACACCCGATTCGGCCACCACCTCGACGCCGTCGACGACGGTGCGAGGGCCGCCCTCGAGTTGGTCCGCGAGACGACGTTCGGCGACGACGAGTTCCTCTTCGTGAATCTGATGGAAGCCCACTCGCCGTACGATCCGCCCCCGGAGTGGAAGACCGTCGACGTCGACATCGACGGCCTGGCCGCCTCGCTGGGCGAGCCGACGGACGACCCGGCGGATCTCGAACGGGCGTACGACGACTGCGTCCGATACCTCTCCGACGTCTACGAGCGACTGTTCGCCCACCTGCGCGCGTCGTTCGATCTGATCGTGACGGTCAGCGACCACGGCGAACTCCTGGGCGAACACGGCGGCTGGGAACACCTCTCGGGTCTCTATCCCGAACTCGCTCGCGTGCCGCTGTCGGTCTTCGACGCGCGCGAGGGGGCCGTCGAGGACGTCACGTACGACGAGACGCCGGTGACGCTCCTCGACGTCCACGAGACGGTCCTCGCAGCCGCCGGTCTCGAGTCCGATCCCGCGGCGAGGGGACGAGACCTCACCGCCATCTCGGACCGCGACTCGGCGGGACGACCAGACGGAGACGAGGGTGGCCCCGACGGCGCGTTCCGCGAGGGCGAGACGCTCGTCGAGTACCACGGCCTCCCCGAACGGCACCTCGACGCCCTCCGGCGCAAGGGGTTCGCGGACCTCGAGTACCGCACCCGGTGGCTCGATGGGGTCGCGCTGGGCGAGTACTTCGGCTACGAGACGTTCGACGGGTTCGAGGAGTGGGGCGAATCGCCCTACGAGGACCCCCGCGCTCGTCTCGGGGAACTCGTCGACGCGATCGACCGTCGCACCGACGTCGAGGAGGACATCGAACTCGACGACTCGGTACTCCAACAGCTCGAGGACCTGGGATACGCATGA
- a CDS encoding DUF120 domain-containing protein: MSVSAESAVGHDELAVLKLLALEGGLEGDVKISCSHLAERLDASNQTASRRLQRLESADLLERDTVSDGQWVAITDDGEHTLHAEYEDYRRIFETDSQVELEGTVTSGMGEGRHYISLSGYKRQFEDRLGYEPFPGTLNVDLRDDSVRRRSAMASLEPVPIDGWESDERTYGPAVCYPATIETADGEVYDGAYTIAPERTHHDDDQLEVIAPVKLREELALEDGDHVTVSVGDRE, encoded by the coding sequence ATGTCAGTGTCAGCCGAGTCCGCCGTCGGGCACGACGAACTCGCCGTGCTCAAACTCCTCGCACTCGAGGGCGGCCTCGAGGGGGACGTGAAGATTTCCTGTTCTCACCTCGCAGAACGCCTCGACGCATCGAACCAGACCGCCTCGCGACGGCTCCAGCGCCTCGAGAGCGCCGACCTGCTCGAGCGCGATACGGTCAGCGACGGCCAGTGGGTCGCGATCACCGACGACGGAGAGCACACGCTCCACGCCGAGTACGAGGACTACCGCCGCATCTTCGAGACGGACTCGCAGGTCGAACTCGAGGGGACCGTCACCAGCGGGATGGGCGAAGGTCGCCACTACATCTCGCTGTCGGGCTACAAACGCCAGTTCGAGGACCGACTGGGCTACGAACCGTTCCCCGGCACGCTCAACGTCGACCTCCGCGACGATAGCGTCCGCCGGCGCAGCGCCATGGCCTCGCTCGAGCCGGTCCCCATCGACGGCTGGGAATCGGACGAGCGGACCTACGGCCCCGCCGTCTGTTACCCCGCGACGATCGAGACGGCCGATGGCGAGGTCTACGACGGCGCATACACCATCGCCCCCGAACGCACCCACCACGACGACGACCAACTCGAGGTCATCGCCCCCGTAAAGCTCCGCGAGGAACTCGCCCTCGAGGACGGCGATCACGTCACCGTCTCCGTGGGTGATCGCGAATGA